Below is a window of Planctomycetaceae bacterium DNA.
CGCAGGATCGACTGGATCTCGCTCTGGTCGTCTTCGTTGCAGGAGTAGCTGAAGGCGGCTTGGGCTTTGAGGGTGACGGTCACTCGGCCGGTGGGGCCGGCGAAACGCACGCCGGCGCTGGTGACGGACTGCGAATATTCTTCCAGGAACTCCATCCCGTGGACCGAGTCGAGGAACTTGGGCGAGTACGGTCCGGCCATGTACGAGTTGTGGGCGTAGTCTTCCACGCGAAGCGACTTGAGGACGAACCGCTGCGTGTCGGCGACGAGTTTGTTGATCGCCGCGGGGATGTCCAGTTCGATCGGCTCGGTAGCCACGGCGATGCCCAGCGCGCCGGCCATGAACTCCTCGATGTACTTCACAGCCGCCGCCGAACCGGCGTAGACCTCGAGGATGTGGTTCTTGGGCTTGACGGCGAAGGGATAGACGGCAACCTTTTCGACCTCGGTGCTGGTCAGCTCTCGCGTCTCGGTCTGGAGTTTCTGCACGGCCTGGTGGGTGCGGCGGGCGATGGTGGCGAAGACAGCCGTCTCGCTGGAGGAGGTGCTCAGCACGCCGTAGGGCTCGTTCTCGGGCAGGCCGTAATCGTCCAGGGCCTTGAGCAGGTCCTTGACCGGCGGGCAGGAGCGGATCGTCGCGATGTTGAGCTTGTATGATGCCATGGCGTCCTCGCAAGGAAAGGGCAGATGATAGCGGACCGGGCACAGGCTTTCCAGTAGTAGCACGGGCATCTTGCCCGTGAGTAGCACGGGCGTCTCGTTTGTGAGGGGAAAGCATGGGCGAGACGCCCATGCGATGACTGTTAGACATTTTCATTTCGGATATGAATATGTTCGTTTGAAACATGTACAAATCCAGCAAATCCCGTATACTTTACCGCCGAGATGCAGGTCGTAGGCTATTATCGGCCGGAAGAAGGGCCATTTTTCAAGCTCATGGTACGAGCAGAAGGAGAAAGACATGTCGAGAGCAATTGTCGTTTTTGCAGCTGTCGTTGCCTTTTGTTGGATAGCCTGCGGGCCGGCTTCGGCGGCATTCGTTTTGGGCGGGACCACCTTTGACGATGCCTGGCGCGACGATTTCGATGACGGTTCGACTTCCGGATGGGACCGGATCAACCACACCGAATCGGGCGGCACGATGAACATCCAGACCGGTACGGAGAAGCATTCGAATACGAATGATTTCGCCGCCTTGCCGGTGTTGACCGGCGCGACGGAGTGGGCGTATGTCTTCCGCGTCTATGCGCCATCGAGTGGAACCTATGCCACAAACCGGACGGCCCGGCTGCTGCTGGCCAACGACATCCGCCTGCAGTTGTTCAAGGGATACGCCACCGACTGGGAGATGTGGGTCGGCAGCGGCGACTACTCCACCAATGCCAAGACATGGAACTCGAATGACGAAGGCCTGCGGTATGCCTTCAACACCTGGTACGAGATCGGCATCCACAAGCTCGACGGCCTGAACGCGTACAACATCTACGTCAATGGCGTGCTGCAAAACGCGGCCCCGATCACATCCAGCACGTATGACGGCATCGAGACGCCGACCTCGGTTGACATGGGATCGGGCAGCAGCACGGTGGCGTTCCCGGCGAAATATGACTATATCGCTGTCGGGATCGTGCATATCCCCGAGCCGGTGACGGTCAGCCTGATGGGCTTGGGCGCGGCGGGCATGCTGCTCAGGCGACGGCGGCGCCGGTAACATCCGAGACAGGATGACGCTTTCCGCACCGGCGGGCCTTGCGAACAACTGCTAAGCCGCAAGCGGCGAAGGGACACCGCCGGTGGATAAAGCCCGCCATGTCACGCAGGATCTGCCTGAAAGCTGATAGCTGAAAGCTCAAAGCTGCGGTATGCTCTTGCCCCATGCTTGGGATGGCTTATGTTGGTGAGATCGCGGCGCTGGTCACGGCGCTGATGTGGGTGTTGTGTTCGCTGGCGTTTACTGCCGCCGGCAGGCACATCGGGTCGATCAGCGTAAACCTGCTGCGGCTGCTGGTGGCGTTCGTGTTCTTCACGCTGACGGGGCTGATCTTCCGCGGCCATCCGCTGCCGGCGGATGCGACAGGCCATGCCTGGTTCTGGTTGAGCCTCTCGGGCGTGGTGGGATTCTTCCTGGGGGACTTGTGCCTGTTCCGGTCGTTCCTGCTGATCGGTCCGCGCCTGAGTCTGCTGATCTGTTCACTCGTGCCGCCGATCACAGCGGTGCTGGCGTATGTGTGGCTGGGCGAGGAACTGCGCCGCTGGGATTGGATCGGCATGGCTGTCACGCTGGCTGGCGTGGTGTGGGTGGTGCTGGAGCGTCGCGAGGCTGCCCCCGAACCGGCCGCCCCCGCCGGCGACGGCACGATCCCGGACGAGACCGACCCGCCGGGTCGCCAGGGTGTCGAGAGCAGGCGCCTGCTGACCGGCTCGCTGCTGGCGTTGGGCGGAGCGGTCGGGCAGGCCGGCGGCGTCGTGCTGTCCAAGATCGGCATGAAAGGCTACAACCCCTTCGCCTCGGCGCACATCCGACTGATCGCTGCCGTGGCGTGCTTCGCGATCCTGATCACGCTCCTGCGCCGCTGGGGCAATATCGTCGCGGCAGTGCGCCATGCCCGTGCCATGACTCTGCTGACCTTCGGCGCCTTCACCGGCCCATTCCTGGGCGTCGGGCTGCAA
It encodes the following:
- a CDS encoding PEP-CTERM sorting domain-containing protein (PEP-CTERM proteins occur, often in large numbers, in the proteomes of bacteria that also encode an exosortase, a predicted intramembrane cysteine proteinase. The presence of a PEP-CTERM domain at a protein's C-terminus predicts cleavage within the sorting domain, followed by covalent anchoring to some some component of the (usually Gram-negative) cell surface. Many PEP-CTERM proteins exhibit an unusual sequence composition that includes large numbers of potential glycosylation sites. Expression of one such protein has been shown restore the ability of a bacterium to form floc, a type of biofilm.); the encoded protein is MGGTTFDDAWRDDFDDGSTSGWDRINHTESGGTMNIQTGTEKHSNTNDFAALPVLTGATEWAYVFRVYAPSSGTYATNRTARLLLANDIRLQLFKGYATDWEMWVGSGDYSTNAKTWNSNDEGLRYAFNTWYEIGIHKLDGLNAYNIYVNGVLQNAAPITSSTYDGIETPTSVDMGSGSSTVAFPAKYDYIAVGIVHIPEPVTVSLMGLGAAGMLLRRRRRR
- a CDS encoding DMT family transporter; translation: MLGMAYVGEIAALVTALMWVLCSLAFTAAGRHIGSISVNLLRLLVAFVFFTLTGLIFRGHPLPADATGHAWFWLSLSGVVGFFLGDLCLFRSFLLIGPRLSLLICSLVPPITAVLAYVWLGEELRRWDWIGMAVTLAGVVWVVLERREAAPEPAAPAGDGTIPDETDPPGRQGVESRRLLTGSLLALGGAVGQAGGVVLSKIGMKGYNPFASAHIRLIAAVACFAILITLLRRWGNIVAAVRHARAMTLLTFGAFTGPFLGVGLQLLAVENTKAGVATTLMAVAPVLILPFVIVLHREKISARAWAGALVAVAGVAILMLGR